The DNA window TCTGGACCGATCTCTGTAAAGCCCATGCCGAGATACCCGCGGGGAGGCAGTACACCGGTCCCGTCTGATCCTCAAGAAGGGATCCATCAAGAGGATCAGCGGGAATCAGCGTACCATCTGCATACATCAGCGTTCCATTCCCCCAAGAGCCCTGGGCAGGGACGGAGAGCCTACTCCGAAGGCTGCTCGGCGTCCGTCGCCGGAGGAAGCTCGGGGATGTAGCAGGTCAGCTCGCCCTGGCCGCAGTTGGTCCACTCCACCTGGATGGTACGGTGCTCGATGTCGAAGCGATCGCGCAGCAAGGTGCGCAGCCGAAACATGATCTCCTGAACCTCGGGCAGAGAGGCAGCACTGACCACCACGTGGGCGCTGAGGGCGCTGAATCCGGGTCCTAGCGACCAGGCGTGCAGGTCGTGCACCTCGGTCACCCCCGGAGTGTCCCGCATGGCTGCCACGATCTCGTCCACCGAGATGCCCTCGGGGGTCCCCTCGGTCAGAACATGCAGGGAACGGCGCAGGAGCCCGATAGAGCTGTAAGCTACGATCCCCCCGATGAGCACGCTTACTACGGCGTCCGCCTCCGTCCGCCCCGTGAACAAGATGATCAGACCGGCAGCGATGACCCCCACCGAGGCCAGGCCGTCGCCCAGGACGTGCAGGAAGGCGCCGCGCACGTTGATGTCCTCTTCCTCGTGCCCATGCAGCACCAGGGCGGACGCGGCGTTGGCTACCAGCCCCAGGGTGGCGACCGCCAGCATCGGCCCCACCGCTATCTCCGGCGGCTCCGACAGCCGGTGCCAAGCCTCGCGGAAGATCCCGAATGCCACTAGCACTAGGGTACCAGCGTTAGCGAGGGCGGACACCGCCTGAACCCGATGGTAGCCGTAAGTATGACCCACGTCGGCGGGGCGGGTGGCGATGCGGATGGCGAAGTAGCTCATGACCAGGGCCAGAACATCGAGGAACATGTGAGCAGCATCGGAGAGCAGCGCCAGGCTGCCCGTTACCAACCCGCCCACCAGCTCTGCCAGGAATATGGAGCCGGTGAACGTCAGTGCCAGCGTCAGCCGCCGTTGGCTGTCCTGACGGTGCTCATGGCCGTGATGATGCCCTTGGCCCAACTCCGCCTCCAGACGGCCGCGCTAGGAGCTGGGCTCGCCCGAGGTCAAGTACCGCACGAACCAGTCCCGAGCCAGCCGGGCAACCTCCTGCAGCGCTCCCGGCTCCTCGAACAGGTGCCCGGCACCGGGGATCAGCTCCAGGCGCCGCTCGGTGCGCATGCGGGACATGGCCGCCTGGTTGAAGTTGATCACCAGCAGGTCATTACCGCCCACGATCAACAGCGTGGGCGCCTTCACATCAGCCAGGTAATCCTTGGCCAGATCCGGACGCCCGCCGCGGGAAACAATGGCCTTGACGTCATTTGGGCGCCTGGTGGCCGCCACCAGTGCCGCGGCTGCTCCGGTGCTGGCCCCGAAGTAGCCGATGTTGAGGCCAGCGGTCTCCGGGTTATCCCGCAGCCAATCGGTGGCGTCCACCAGCCGCCCGGCCAGCAGCTCTATGTCGAAACGGAGGTGGTGGGTGCGCATGTCCACCGCCTCCTCCTCCCGGGTGAGCAAGTCCATGAGCAGAGTGGCCAACCCTCCTGCCCGCAGCTCCCGAGCGACGTGCTGGTTCCGGGGGCTGTGTCGCCCGCTGCCCGATCCGTGAGCGAAGAGTACCACCCCCTCCGCCCCTTCGGGCACCTCCAACTCGCCCTCGAGGATGACCGACTCCGTCTCTACCTTTACCACTTCCTCTTCGTCTCGTCGCCTCGATATCCTATCCACCAGCGAGTCTCCTCCGGGAACACCGCCGAGTAGCCGAGCCTTGAGTCGCCAGCCTCGTCCACGACGAGCAGCTTGAGCCAGACTTGCGCTGCGCCGTGGGTCGGTCAGTCTCTTGTTCTTGAGCGAGCCGCCTCTTCTAGAAGGTCACGCACTTCCTGGTCGGCGGTCTGGGGGAACTCATCGTACCACAAGCCGACACCGTAGAAGGGCACCGGCGTGATGGCGCACACTATCTCGTCCACCTGGGAAGCCAGTTCCTCACAGGTCTCCGGTGGCGCCGTGGGCACTGCCACCACCAGCTTCTTGGGCCCCAGCTGTCGCAGCGCCGTCACCGCGGCCCGCATCGTGGCACCTGTCGCCAGCCCATCGTCCACCAGTATCACGACGCGGTCGGCAACGTCAGGCTCCGGGCGCTCCCCGCGGTACAGGCGCTCCCGCCTCACTAACTCTCTCTGCTCGCGAGCCACAATCTCCTCGATCTCGCTCCGGGTGACGCCCACCGCACGCACCACCTCGTCATTGAACACCCGCACTCCCCCCGAGGCGATGGCCCCCAGGGCCAGTTCCTCCTGGCCAGGCACTCCGAGCTTGCGCACGATGTAGACGTCCAGAGGAGCGCCCAGTGCCTTCGCTACCTCGAAAGCCACTGGAACGCCACCCCGCGGCAGACCTAGCACCAGCACATCATCCCGACCGGCGTACTGCTCCAGCTTGGCAGCGAGGACTCGGCCAGCGTGAGACCGATCGCGGAAGGTAGCCATGACCTCTCTCCTTACGACCCAGCAACACCGTGACTAGATGGTGGTCGCCGCAGTACACACCAGATACAAGGGCGAGAATAGCACAAGTCACCCCTTTGATCTAGAGCATCGGCGGGCAACGGAGCTCAGCATCCCGCCAGGGACGGCCGCGATCGCCGGCACCCTGTCTGGAGCAGCTGCCCTCCCCTAACCTGGAGGCTTGCTCCCTATCGGTCGCAGGCTATACCAGCCTGAGGACTCCCTCGAGCCCTGTCACCCTCGCCTCCTCCAGCTCCAGGAAAGCGCCGGTCCGATCCAACAGGATCGCCTCCATGCCCAACGCTCGGGGACCGGCCAAGTCCCAGCGCGGATCATCACCCACGAAGAGAGCGTGCTGTGCTTCTACTCCCAGACGTCCTAGAGCCACAAGGAAGATATCCCTCGCCGGTTTGCGCCAGCCCACTTCGGCGCAGAAGATGACCGCCTCCGTGACATCAGCTAGCCCGAGCCGCCTGACTTCTTCGTGCCACGGTCCGGCCGGGCTGCCCCAGGGAGTGTTGGAGACAATCCCGGTGCGCACCCCGCGGGCCCGCAGTTCCCGCAGCACCGGCAACGCGTCCTGGTACAGCCTCGCTCGGGCGAAGATCGGCGCCAGGAAGCCACGGCATGCCTCGTCCAGCAGCTCCGCACCGCCATGCTCTTCGGGCAGCTCGTAGATACGCCGCAGGCGGTGTGCCAGCGGACGCACGCGGAAGTCGGACGACTCGTGATCCTCCGCCTCGGCCTGACGCCACAGCCGATCGGGCGGTGGTACTTGCAGGCCGCGGGCGCGCAGGCGAACCCCCACCTCACCCAGCGCCTCCCGCAGCACCTGAGGGAACTCCTCGCGGCGGTAATACTCCACCAGCGTTCCCCCCAGGTCGAAAAGGACCGCCCGTTTTCCCGGCAAGCTTCAGCCTCCCTGACGCCCGGCTGTGACACTAGCAGAACGCACGCTCTGGTTCAGCTTGACCGAAAAGCCTGGGGTAGGCAAGATGGCTCTGCAAGCGCGAAGTGAGCCATACTGCGCCCAGGGGACTGGCCACGGGGCAGGGTGTGCTGCAGGCGGCGGGCTCCTGCCCTGATCGCCGCTGCCGCGTGAGGTTGCTCCGGCAGCCTTCGGCCCCACGCAGGACCGGGAGAGGAGTGCCCATGGCTAAGGCAATGACGCCCAAGGAACGAATGCTGGCGGCGCTGGCTCTGGACGTGCCCGATCGCCTGCCCGCCTCGGTGCATCAGTGGCAGCCTTACCACCTCGCCCACTACCTCGGCGGCATCTCCGCCCTGGACGCCTTCCGCCGCTTCGGGCTCGATGCCGCCATCGTCGCTCCCGTTCACCACAGCCGCACCGGCACCGCTCAGTGGCGGGTGACCTCGCGGGCTCACACCAATGAGGCGGGCAACCGGGTCACCGAGGTCCGCATCGAGACCCCGAAAGGCACGCTGACGCAGCTCCTGGAGGCCGACGAGCGCACCGAGTGGGTGGTGGAGCCCATCATCAAGCATCCCGAGGACATGGAACTGGTGCGGGACTACATGCCTACGCCGCTGCTGGCACCGGAGCCGGTGGCAGCAACCTACGAGGAGCTGGGGCAGGACGGCATCCTGCGGGGCTTCGTCTTCGGGGACCAGGGGGGACCCTGGCAGCACGCCTGTCAGCTCCATGGCACCCAGAACATGATAATGGCCACTTACGACGACCCTGACTGGGTACACCAGCTACTGCGCGCGCTGACGGATAAGAAGCTCCAATACGTGGAGGAGAGCCTCGCCGGTCTGCCCCTCGACCTGATAGAGACGGGAGGGGGCGCGGCCTCCTCCACCGTGATTTCTCCCACCATCTTCCGAGAGTTCTGCCTTCCCTACGACCGCGAGATCCACGATGCCCTCCACGCCGTTGGCCACCGGGTGGTCTACCACACCTGCGGAGGCATGATGCCCATACTGGAGCTCATCGTGGAGAATGGCTGCGACGCCGCCGAGACGCTGGCGCCACCTGGTGTGGGGGGAGACGTGGACGCGGCGGAGGTGAAGCGCCGCATCGGCCAGCGCGTGGCCCTCATCGGCGGCCTGGACCAGTTCAACGTGCTGACCGATGGCAGCCCGGCCCAGATCCGGGCCGAAGTGCACCGCCTCTTCCAGGCCCTGGGCCCGGGTGGAGGCTACATCATCTCGCCTTCGGATCACTTCTTCGACACGGGCGAAGAGAACTTGCATGCCTACGCCCGCGCCGCCCGGGAGTGCACCTACAAAGCCGAATAGCGGGTAGTGCCTGGCGTCTTGCCTCACTCACCACTAGGCACCACCCGCCTAGAGAAAAGGGAACCCCAGCTAGACTTTCTACCTCTCCGGTTTCTCTCCGGCCTACCTATCCCCTCACGGGGAAACCCTACGCTGGCTCCCAGTCAGGTGGATCGGCTTTCGCCGATGAGCCTGACTGCTCTCCGACCACCTTTTCCTCCCTTGGCCTGTGCCGGTTTCCCGGGACCGCCTTGGGTGGGACTGAGGGCCGGACACCCTTCCCTTCTCACCCTGCGGGGGCTTTTCGGCAACCCGTAGGATGCTACTGAGAAGTGATGACCAGCTTCGGTTCGTTGTCGGTCGGAGTCCTCCGGTCGGGTGTACTCGACTCTCTGAGGCTCCCTACCATCGGTTCTATACTGCTCCCCGATGGCAAGAATAGGCTACCACAGGTTCAGGCGATTGTCAATATGCTGAGAAGACCGATTTGAAGAGCCACAGGGGTGGTGCATCTCAGTTTCTGGGGCGAATCGCGGCAACGGCGCCGCACATCTGTCATCCCTGAGCAGGGGCGAATCTCGCATTCGCCCTGTCCACCGAGTAGCTGCGGGGCCACGGGTGCAGAAGAGGTTCGCCCCCGCCGGTGATGGTGGGCGGGCAGCAGATCGGCCCACGAGGAAGCACGCTGGAGATTGGCTCGTCTGGGCGTCCGGGGCGTTCGGGCACCTTGAGAGCCGTCGCCGCATTACCGAGATGCACCCGCGCCCAGGATCGAGGTACGGTCCTTCGCGTGCGGCCCTAGGGTGGAGGAGCGCCGGGTGCCGTTCATGACACCAGGGGGCAACCCCGAGTTCTAGGGCCTCTGGCCGGGCACGGCACTCGCAGGTCGGTGCTTCTCGGCGAAGGCTCGGGCCGCCTCTGCGATGGCCGCACGCGCGGCTTCCACCGGCTCCCATCCCCAGATGGCCGTCTCCTTGCCCTCCAGCTGCTTGTAGACGCTGAAGAAGAACTCGACCTCCAGGAGCAGGTGGCGGCCCAACTGGTCCAAAGACAGGACCTCGTCGAACCGAGGATCGGCCTCGGGCACTGCCAGGATCTTCTGGTCTCGCCTTCCCTCATCCAGCATCTCCAGAATCCCGATTGGCCGAGAGGAAAGGAGGCATCCGGTGAAAGTGGCTTCGGTCACCAGCACCAGGGCATCCAGCGCGTCGCCATCGGGCGAAAGCGTGCCGGGGATGAAGCCGTAGTCGCCCGGGTAGTGCATGGGAGAATGCAGCACTCGATCCACTCGAAACACGCCGTAGACAGGATCGTACTCGACCTTGTTGCGGGTGCCGGCGGGGATCTCCACCACCACGTTCACGATATCCGGTGCTCTATCTCCCGGCGGCAGGTGATAGAGGTTCACTGCTCGTCCTCCAACATCCCTTCCCAACGCCAACGCCTTCAGAGCTCAGACTTCTTCCGGCAGTAGCGGCATGTCGGCCCCGGTCCCGGAACCCCGCCCGGCGACCTGTAGGACCAGAACCCTCCATGGTGGAGAT is part of the Anaerolineae bacterium genome and encodes:
- a CDS encoding phosphoribosyltransferase: MATFRDRSHAGRVLAAKLEQYAGRDDVLVLGLPRGGVPVAFEVAKALGAPLDVYIVRKLGVPGQEELALGAIASGGVRVFNDEVVRAVGVTRSEIEEIVAREQRELVRRERLYRGERPEPDVADRVVILVDDGLATGATMRAAVTALRQLGPKKLVVAVPTAPPETCEELASQVDEIVCAITPVPFYGVGLWYDEFPQTADQEVRDLLEEAARSRTRD
- a CDS encoding alpha/beta hydrolase, which encodes MDRISRRRDEEEVVKVETESVILEGELEVPEGAEGVVLFAHGSGSGRHSPRNQHVARELRAGGLATLLMDLLTREEEAVDMRTHHLRFDIELLAGRLVDATDWLRDNPETAGLNIGYFGASTGAAAALVAATRRPNDVKAIVSRGGRPDLAKDYLADVKAPTLLIVGGNDLLVINFNQAAMSRMRTERRLELIPGAGHLFEEPGALQEVARLARDWFVRYLTSGEPSS
- a CDS encoding HAD family hydrolase — translated: MPGKRAVLFDLGGTLVEYYRREEFPQVLREALGEVGVRLRARGLQVPPPDRLWRQAEAEDHESSDFRVRPLAHRLRRIYELPEEHGGAELLDEACRGFLAPIFARARLYQDALPVLRELRARGVRTGIVSNTPWGSPAGPWHEEVRRLGLADVTEAVIFCAEVGWRKPARDIFLVALGRLGVEAQHALFVGDDPRWDLAGPRALGMEAILLDRTGAFLELEEARVTGLEGVLRLV
- a CDS encoding cation transporter, with translation MGQGHHHGHEHRQDSQRRLTLALTFTGSIFLAELVGGLVTGSLALLSDAAHMFLDVLALVMSYFAIRIATRPADVGHTYGYHRVQAVSALANAGTLVLVAFGIFREAWHRLSEPPEIAVGPMLAVATLGLVANAASALVLHGHEEEDINVRGAFLHVLGDGLASVGVIAAGLIILFTGRTEADAVVSVLIGGIVAYSSIGLLRRSLHVLTEGTPEGISVDEIVAAMRDTPGVTEVHDLHAWSLGPGFSALSAHVVVSAASLPEVQEIMFRLRTLLRDRFDIEHRTIQVEWTNCGQGELTCYIPELPPATDAEQPSE
- a CDS encoding inorganic diphosphatase codes for the protein MVVEIPAGTRNKVEYDPVYGVFRVDRVLHSPMHYPGDYGFIPGTLSPDGDALDALVLVTEATFTGCLLSSRPIGILEMLDEGRRDQKILAVPEADPRFDEVLSLDQLGRHLLLEVEFFFSVYKQLEGKETAIWGWEPVEAARAAIAEAARAFAEKHRPASAVPGQRP